A single genomic interval of Vicinamibacterales bacterium harbors:
- a CDS encoding acyl-CoA dehydrogenase family protein: MEFKRLDAGDIDLIVGTLKEFTEREAPLEKRLKWDESDTCPTDVVRAMLGPDVGLHLVFLPDEYGGMGGGAYDVYRLSMEFAKIDLGLATAMLAVALGTDPIRVGCTEAQKAKWITRIAEQGLIVAYGVTEPEAGSNVQSLKTVAERITDADGKVTHYRLNGVKQFISNGSIADLYTILAKAPEGPTFFVVERQTPGLTPGRHEIKHGIRLSDTAQVLLQDVVIPADNLVGEREGQGLKQANEVFGYTRLMVAAFGLGAGLVALEKAVAFSKQRKQFGTYLAQKQGFTHKLLVPNSVRLAAAKAYIEYVADLLDSGNTDRQVEGSVAKLFATEAGNVAADHAVQALGGYGYCVDFEVEKIRRDARILTIYEGTSEIQQSIISIFRMRENVRSKGQFYLRMAEEVEPFAEAGGPAVARAARFLADAAQVAFRAKLVRQQHVAFEFATAMADVETAVALSRAAMRQDDALLRAQSRLWASQVALSVPTRLLAVLSAASALHADDMARLQQLGDLPGGVALQAGRLADMNFVAEKLTGLAIGD; the protein is encoded by the coding sequence ATGGAGTTCAAGCGGCTGGATGCCGGGGATATCGATCTGATCGTCGGGACGTTGAAGGAATTCACGGAGCGCGAGGCCCCGCTCGAGAAGCGTCTGAAATGGGACGAGTCCGACACGTGCCCGACCGACGTCGTTCGGGCCATGCTCGGTCCGGATGTCGGCCTGCACCTCGTGTTCCTCCCCGACGAGTACGGCGGGATGGGCGGCGGCGCGTACGACGTCTACCGCCTGTCGATGGAGTTCGCCAAGATCGACCTCGGACTCGCCACCGCGATGCTGGCCGTTGCGCTCGGCACCGATCCCATTCGTGTCGGCTGCACCGAGGCGCAGAAGGCGAAGTGGATTACCCGGATTGCGGAACAGGGACTCATTGTCGCCTACGGCGTCACCGAGCCCGAGGCCGGCTCGAACGTTCAGAGCCTGAAGACCGTCGCGGAGCGCATCACCGACGCCGACGGGAAGGTCACCCACTACCGATTGAACGGCGTGAAGCAGTTCATCTCGAACGGATCGATTGCCGATCTCTACACGATTCTGGCGAAGGCCCCCGAGGGGCCGACCTTCTTCGTCGTCGAGCGGCAGACGCCCGGCCTGACGCCGGGCCGGCACGAGATCAAGCACGGCATCCGGCTCTCCGATACGGCGCAGGTGTTGTTGCAGGACGTGGTGATCCCGGCTGACAACCTCGTGGGCGAGCGCGAAGGCCAGGGGCTCAAGCAGGCGAACGAGGTGTTCGGCTACACGCGGTTGATGGTGGCCGCGTTCGGTCTCGGCGCCGGCCTGGTGGCGCTCGAGAAGGCGGTGGCGTTCTCGAAGCAGAGGAAGCAGTTCGGCACCTATCTGGCTCAGAAGCAGGGGTTCACGCACAAGCTGCTGGTGCCCAACAGCGTGCGTCTGGCCGCCGCGAAGGCGTATATCGAATACGTGGCCGACCTGCTCGACAGCGGGAACACGGATCGCCAGGTCGAGGGTTCGGTCGCGAAGCTGTTTGCCACCGAGGCCGGCAACGTCGCCGCGGACCACGCCGTGCAGGCGCTCGGCGGCTACGGCTACTGCGTGGATTTCGAGGTGGAGAAGATCCGCCGCGACGCGCGCATCCTGACGATCTACGAGGGGACGTCCGAGATCCAGCAGAGCATCATCAGCATCTTCCGGATGCGGGAGAACGTTCGAAGCAAGGGGCAGTTCTACCTGCGCATGGCCGAGGAAGTCGAGCCGTTTGCCGAGGCGGGAGGGCCGGCCGTCGCGCGCGCCGCGCGGTTCCTGGCCGATGCCGCGCAGGTGGCCTTTCGCGCGAAGCTGGTGCGCCAGCAGCACGTCGCATTCGAATTCGCGACCGCGATGGCGGACGTCGAGACGGCCGTCGCGCTTTCCCGCGCCGCCATGCGGCAGGACGACGCCCTGCTCAGGGCCCAATCGCGCCTGTGGGCGAGCCAGGTGGCGCTCTCCGTGCCGACGCGCCTGCTGGCGGTCTTGAGTGCGGCGAGCGCGTTGCACGCGGACGACATGGCACGGCTGCAGCAACTCGGCGACCTCCCGGGCGGTGTGGCGCTGCAGGCCGGACGCCTCGCGGACATGAATTTCGTCGCCGAGAAGCTGACCGGGCTGGCGATCGGTGATTGA
- a CDS encoding pyridoxamine 5'-phosphate oxidase family protein has product MKPYVILLTLTLTLAFPASAARAQEQSSGSKAQAATPRPTPDRAQLIAAAREVMQAQTYCGLVTIDASGRPQARTMNPFPPDDEMVVWMATNTGSRKVQELRKDSRVLLYYSDHAKAIGYVALSGRAVLVDDMQEILKRKRAYWDTAFPGLKNLVLIKVIPEQLDVINYKQGAVGHTVTWRSPSLPLEAVPAKQ; this is encoded by the coding sequence ATGAAGCCCTACGTCATCCTGCTCACCCTCACCCTCACCCTCGCCTTCCCAGCCAGCGCCGCCCGCGCCCAGGAGCAATCGTCCGGGTCGAAGGCCCAGGCCGCGACGCCGCGTCCCACGCCAGACCGTGCGCAGTTGATTGCCGCGGCGCGCGAAGTCATGCAGGCGCAGACCTACTGCGGCCTCGTCACCATCGATGCCTCCGGACGCCCACAGGCCCGGACGATGAACCCGTTCCCGCCGGACGACGAGATGGTCGTCTGGATGGCGACGAACACAGGCAGCCGCAAGGTGCAGGAGCTTCGCAAGGATTCGCGAGTGCTGCTCTACTACTCGGACCACGCCAAGGCCATCGGCTACGTCGCGCTGTCCGGACGTGCCGTGCTCGTGGACGACATGCAGGAGATCCTGAAACGGAAGCGGGCGTACTGGGACACGGCGTTCCCCGGCCTGAAGAACCTCGTGCTCATCAAGGTGATTCCCGAGCAACTGGACGTGATCAACTACAAGCAGGGCGCCGTCGGTCACACCGTGACCTGGCGGTCGCCTTCCCTCCCGCTCGAGGCCGTCCCTGCGAAGCAGTAG
- a CDS encoding RNA-binding protein, producing MARKLYVGNLPYEVGEAELQQLFGAAGTVESVNVMRDMATGRARGFAFVEMATDDEAQKAISQFNEYSMGGRNLTVNEARPKPERSGGGFGGNRRRSEPRW from the coding sequence ATGGCTCGTAAGCTCTACGTCGGAAACCTGCCGTACGAAGTCGGTGAAGCGGAACTCCAGCAGCTGTTCGGTGCGGCCGGCACGGTCGAATCGGTCAACGTCATGCGCGACATGGCGACGGGCCGCGCGCGCGGCTTCGCGTTTGTCGAAATGGCCACGGACGATGAGGCCCAGAAGGCGATCAGCCAGTTCAACGAGTACTCGATGGGCGGCCGCAACCTGACCGTCAACGAGGCGCGTCCGAAGCCCGAACGGTCGGGCGGCGGCTTCGGCGGCAACCGTCGCCGCTCCGAACCGCGCTGGTAG